Proteins encoded within one genomic window of Streptomyces kaniharaensis:
- a CDS encoding NUDIX hydrolase: protein MTAQRRRAARILLLDGLDRILLFLGADPAVPGVTWWFTPGGGLEPGEDVREAAARELAEETGLRDVELGPLVGYGTVSFSFQGQRYEQEQWFHLARTGDTGLDHSGMGGDEHAQLLAARWWTVEELRETAETVYPVGLAEFLERLLAEGPPVTPVRL from the coding sequence ATGACGGCACAGCGTCGCAGGGCGGCGCGGATCCTGCTGCTCGACGGGCTGGACCGCATCCTTCTCTTCCTGGGCGCCGACCCGGCGGTGCCGGGCGTGACGTGGTGGTTCACCCCCGGGGGCGGCTTGGAGCCCGGAGAGGACGTACGCGAGGCCGCCGCGCGGGAGCTCGCGGAGGAGACCGGCTTGCGGGACGTGGAGCTGGGGCCCTTGGTGGGGTACGGCACGGTGTCGTTCTCCTTTCAGGGACAGCGCTACGAGCAGGAGCAGTGGTTTCATCTGGCCCGGACCGGGGACACGGGCCTGGACCATTCGGGGATGGGCGGGGACGAGCACGCCCAGCTGCTCGCGGCACGCTGGTGGACGGTCGAGGAGCTGAGGGAGACCGCCGAGACGGTCTACCCGGTCGGACTGGCCGAGTTCCTGGAGCGGCTGCTGGCGGAGGGCCCGCCGGTCACTCCGGTACGGCTCTGA
- a CDS encoding YraN family protein: MVTVQNTTVQKAREDGPVKQSKNSLGRYGERVAARRLTEDGLRILDRNWRCVEGELDIVALDGDTVAVCEVKTRSERSFQQPTEAIDQAKAARLHRLAERWMAERWPGHFAQLAGPEYDPGPADPQWAPDPPGGVRIDLVAVTNRLRGAALVDHLRGVV, encoded by the coding sequence GTGGTCACCGTGCAGAACACGACCGTGCAGAAGGCCCGCGAGGACGGGCCGGTCAAGCAGAGCAAGAACAGCCTCGGCCGCTACGGGGAGCGGGTCGCCGCCCGCCGCCTCACCGAGGACGGGCTCCGCATCCTGGACCGCAACTGGCGCTGTGTCGAGGGCGAGCTGGACATCGTCGCCCTCGACGGCGACACCGTGGCGGTCTGCGAGGTGAAGACCCGCTCCGAGCGGAGCTTCCAGCAGCCCACCGAGGCCATCGACCAGGCCAAGGCCGCCCGGTTGCACCGCCTGGCCGAGCGCTGGATGGCCGAGCGCTGGCCCGGGCACTTCGCCCAGCTGGCCGGGCCCGAGTACGACCCCGGGCCGGCGGATCCGCAGTGGGCGCCCGACCCGCCCGGCGGCGTCCGGATCGACCTGGTGGCCGTCACCAACCGGCTCCGGGGCGCGGCGCTGGTGGACCACCTGCGAGGGGTGGTCTGA
- the lepB gene encoding signal peptidase I codes for MGDLVIGARSGAGEPEGSGSRAARSAESAVPSASVEDAAAQSADEPGDGTDGSPEEAPGGNGPADESGAEAPGKDKKPRSFWKELPILIGIALVLALVIKTFFVQAFSIPSESMQNTLQVGDRVLVDKLTPWFGAEPERGEVVVFRDPGGWLNDEPVQQSSNSFLRGVQDVLSFVGLMPSANEKDLIKRVIGIGGDTVECQAGGPVKVNGVALNEPYIYPGNTPCQQSFGPVKVPQGRIWVMGDHRGDSLDSRFHMDQPGGGTVPVDDVIGRAFLVAWPIDRWATLPVPSTFDQKGLAAAVPLVPPAAGAVGAVGLLPLVRRVRDRADGRKES; via the coding sequence GTGGGGGATTTGGTGATCGGCGCCCGCTCAGGCGCCGGAGAGCCCGAGGGCTCCGGCAGCCGGGCGGCCCGGTCCGCCGAGTCCGCAGTGCCCTCGGCCTCGGTCGAGGACGCGGCGGCCCAGTCCGCCGACGAGCCGGGCGACGGGACGGACGGCTCCCCGGAGGAGGCCCCGGGCGGGAACGGGCCGGCAGACGAGTCGGGGGCGGAGGCTCCCGGCAAGGACAAGAAGCCGCGATCGTTCTGGAAGGAACTGCCGATCCTGATCGGCATCGCTCTGGTCCTCGCGCTGGTGATCAAGACCTTCTTCGTCCAGGCGTTCTCCATTCCGTCCGAGTCGATGCAGAACACGCTTCAGGTCGGCGACCGTGTATTGGTGGACAAGCTGACCCCGTGGTTCGGGGCCGAACCCGAGCGCGGCGAGGTCGTGGTGTTCCGCGACCCGGGCGGCTGGCTAAACGACGAGCCCGTCCAGCAGAGCAGCAACTCCTTCCTCCGGGGCGTCCAGGACGTCCTCAGCTTCGTCGGCCTGATGCCGTCGGCCAACGAGAAGGACCTGATCAAGCGGGTCATCGGGATCGGCGGGGACACCGTCGAGTGCCAGGCCGGAGGGCCGGTCAAGGTCAACGGTGTGGCGCTCAACGAGCCGTACATCTACCCGGGAAACACCCCCTGCCAGCAGTCCTTCGGTCCGGTGAAGGTGCCACAGGGGCGGATCTGGGTGATGGGCGACCACCGCGGTGACTCGCTGGACTCCCGCTTCCACATGGACCAGCCCGGCGGCGGAACCGTCCCGGTGGACGACGTGATCGGGCGCGCGTTCCTTGTGGCCTGGCCGATCGACCGCTGGGCGACGCTGCCGGTGCCGAGCACCTTCGACCAGAAGGGCCTGGCGGCGGCCGTGCCGCTGGTGCCGCCGGCGGCCGGCGCGGTGGGCGCGGTCGGGCTGCTCCCGCTGGTGCGCCGGGTGCGGGACCGGGCGGACGGCCGGAAGGAATCCTGA
- a CDS encoding DUF2469 domain-containing protein, whose translation MSAEDLEKYETEMELKLYREYRDVVGLFKYVIETERRFYLTNDYELQVHSVQGEVFFEVSMADAWVWDMYRPARFVRKVRVLTFKDVNIEELAKSDLELPSDDSGFGN comes from the coding sequence ATGAGTGCCGAAGATCTCGAGAAGTACGAGACCGAGATGGAGCTCAAGCTCTACCGGGAGTACCGGGACGTCGTCGGCCTGTTCAAGTACGTGATCGAAACCGAGCGACGTTTCTACCTCACCAACGACTACGAGCTGCAGGTGCACTCGGTCCAGGGCGAGGTCTTCTTCGAGGTGTCGATGGCGGATGCGTGGGTCTGGGACATGTACCGGCCGGCTCGGTTCGTCCGCAAGGTCCGGGTGCTGACCTTCAAGGACGTGAACATCGAGGAACTCGCGAAGAGCGATCTGGAGCTCCCCTCGGACGACTCCGGCTTCGGGAACTGA
- the lepB gene encoding signal peptidase I: MLQGVAIALGLLLLVGGFAVIAIGYRPYNIPTASMSPTLQIGDKVLARKTDGGSVGRGDVVVFKDQAWGDELMVKRVVAVGGDTVATTGDDRRLTVNGKPVDEPYLAAQGPQGPTFSATVPPGRLFLLGDNRLASLDSRTHLEVDGGTVPADEVEARIEATVMPFGRMGELGRTGAFDGIPGPRAGEPGPLVPAAVATVAGAALIVVTSAVGGMAGLARRLRRGRAS, encoded by the coding sequence GTGCTGCAGGGAGTCGCTATCGCGCTCGGCCTTTTGCTTCTGGTCGGCGGCTTCGCCGTCATCGCGATCGGCTACCGGCCCTACAACATCCCCACGGCCTCGATGTCCCCCACGCTGCAGATCGGGGACAAGGTGCTCGCCCGGAAGACCGACGGCGGCTCCGTCGGCCGCGGCGACGTCGTGGTCTTCAAGGACCAGGCCTGGGGTGACGAGCTCATGGTGAAGCGAGTCGTCGCGGTGGGCGGGGACACCGTGGCGACCACCGGGGACGACCGCCGGCTGACCGTGAACGGCAAGCCGGTGGACGAGCCCTACCTCGCGGCGCAGGGCCCGCAGGGCCCCACCTTCAGTGCCACGGTGCCGCCCGGCCGGCTGTTCCTGCTCGGTGACAACCGGCTGGCCTCTCTCGACTCCCGTACCCACCTGGAGGTCGACGGCGGGACCGTTCCGGCCGATGAGGTGGAGGCCAGGATCGAGGCCACCGTGATGCCGTTCGGCCGGATGGGCGAGCTCGGCCGGACCGGCGCCTTCGACGGGATCCCCGGCCCGCGGGCCGGCGAGCCGGGGCCGCTGGTGCCGGCTGCCGTCGCCACCGTGGCCGGCGCAGCCCTGATCGTCGTGACCTCGGCGGTGGGTGGGATGGCGGGCCTGGCTCGCAGGCTCCGCCGGGGGCGCGCATCCTGA